DNA sequence from the Chitinivibrionales bacterium genome:
GGTTAAGTGCCTGCTGAAGTTCGCGGTTGAGATTCTGGGTTCCCAGAATGCCCTTGTGCATGGGGGAGAGTACCTGAATATCGGTGAGAGGGTTGAAATCATAGGTTTTCGGCAGCCTGCTGCAGACAAGATCCACAATAGTATCCACACTCTTTTCCGGATCGTTTTCTTCAATGAAAAAGCAATTGTCGGCCCTGTTGTTGACTAACCGTGGAACGGCTCCATGTATTATTCCGTGAGCAGCCTGAACGATGGTGCTCTCCTCCGCCTGACGGAATATGGTGGTGAGGTTAAGGTGTGGAACTTTATGTGAGGCGATGAGATCCGAGAGGACATTCCCGGGGCCTACCGAGGGAAGCTGGTGATTGTCGCCGACAAAAATAAGCCTGGTTGACGGCCGCAGGGCTTTCATCACCGAATTCATGAGAAATATGTCGATCATGGAAACTTCATCGATTATAAGCACATTGGCATCGAGCGGATTATCTTCATTCCGATCGAACATGGTCCCTTTTTTCCCCGGACGGAATTCCAGCAGGCGATGAAGCGTCCGGGCTTTGAGACCGGATATTGTTCCCATCCGCTGGGCGGCCCGCCCGGTGGGAGCGGCAAGAGAGATTAAGAGATTGCGCTCCCGGAAATAGGAGACAACTACCTGAAGAATGGTGGTTTTTCCGGTTCCGGGACCACCGGTCAAAAGAAATGTACCGGAATGAACCATGCCCTTGATCGCTTCGATCTGACGGGGATCGGCCCTGAATCCGGTTTTGGCACAATAGTTTTTTAGCCAGGTTTCAAAAGAATCGCTATCACCACCTGAGAAATTGTTGTCTTCTGCACACCGTTTTTTTACTGATTCGGCTACCGACTTTTCCGCATTAAAAAGCACCGGAAGATAAACATTCCCACCTTCTCGTATAACGGACTGTTTTTCGCATAAATGATCAAGCGAGTAGGTGACCATTTCTTCGGAAACCTCAAGTAATTCGGCTCCTTTGGTGATCAGCTCTTTTTCGGGTAAATAGCAGTGACCGTCGGTTAAAGCATTTTGAAGACAGACGATAAGTCCGGCCCTGATGCGTTTGTATGAATCATGGGTGAATCCGAGTTGAGAGGCAATCGAATCGGCCTTTTTAAAGCCCACTCCCCAAATGTCATCGATAAGCCGGTAGGGATTAAGGGATAATACTTCCTTTGCTTTTATTCCGTAGGCAGCGTAGATCTTAATCGCAAGATTGATCGATACACCGAATTCCTGGAGAAAGAGCATGAGATCGTGAATAGATTTGTGCTGCTGCCAGGCTTCTTTAATTTTTGAAAGAATCTTTTTTCCGATTCCTGGTATTTCACGAAGACGGTCGGGGGTATTGTCGAGGATATTCAGTGTTTCGAGGCCGAAGGTATCGATAATTTTTTGCGCCCGCGAGGCTCCGATGTTTGCTATGAGTCCCGAGCTGAGAAGCGCAAAGATCGCCTTTTTGGTGGTCGGCCTGACAAGTTCATATGATTCTACTGAAAATTGCGGGCCGAAACGGGCATGCTGCTGCCAGGTACCCTTGACCGTCACCGAGCTTCCGTTTTCCACCGTCGGCATGGTCCCGACACAGGTGGCGGCAGTAACACTGTCTTCCGATTGCAATTTTAATACCGTAAAACCGCTATCTTCATTCTGAAAGGTTATGTTGGTAACAATGCCGTTGATTGTTTGCATGAGGATCTATCCGGCAGTTGCAGGCATCCGGGCAAGAAAAGAAAAGGGTGAGAAAAAGTCCCACCCCGATGCCATTCTCTGGAAAGCGGATTTATCGCTTACTGTAGTGAAAAACCATTATGCGAACTAAAAGCGATTAGATTTTCTTCTTATGGCGATTCTGGCGACGATGCTTTTTGCGCTTGTGTTTGTTGATTTTCGCCTTACGCCGTTTCTTGACATTTGACATGTATGCGCCAATCCTTTCTATAATTATTTTCATGATTGTAATGCGAATACAGTGTGCTAAAATCGGTTCTGCCACCTCGTATTGTCAACCTGAGGGGGATAATTGGACCTTCTATTCACATTGCACAAACTCCGTGAGTGCGGTATAATTAGGAAAAGGAGCATTTCCTATGGATCTGATTATCACTTCGATCAATAATCCCCGGGCTTATCCGGTACTGACCAGGAATCTTGCCGGGGATCCCTCGATTTCCCTGGAAAAGGCCAGAACCATGCTCCAAAACCTTCCGGTTACCTACCTTACCGATATTTCACAGACTGAAGCTGAAGAAGCGATCATTCAACTCAACAAACTTGGAGTGACGGCAAAAATTATCCAGCCTCAGTCGAGTACTCCACTAAGCCAGGGAAAAAATGTAACATGGAAACCCGCAGATACAACAAAAGAACCCTCTAAAAAACCAACGGTAAGAAAAAAGGCGGCTATTTACCGTAGTCCGGCTCAAAAAGTGAGTTCCATCGGCACACGTACATCGCCGAAATCAACGAAAATTCGAAATATTGCCTCAGGTATTGCCGGTATCGCCGTAATGGCTCTTATTGTGGGCGCTATGATCTTTCTGAGCAATTTCGGGAACGATTCGTACCGGGAGACAAAATCAGGATCACCGGCAATAAAAAAAAGACTGTCAAAAACAAGGTCAAAGGCGGGCCAACAGCGAAAATCGAGAAAAAAGCCTTCAAAAGGCAGGCCCTCCAAGCAGCGGCCCACACCCACATCATCACAGAAACGACAGGCTGTTTCGTATATCGATTCGGCCAGAGTCACTGATGACAATCTGACTGCGATTAAGTTTTATACAATTGCACTCTCATTCAATAAGTACAATGTTGATGCCTGGTATGGGCTGATCAATGCCTACAGTGATGCCGGTATGCTCGAGGAAGCACGTGAAGCCCGGGCTGAAATGAAAGCAATTTTCGGTGATAATGTTTTTTCACTTACCGGGATCGTCGAATTGTACGGTACCCCACAGGATATATCACGCACTCCGGAGGGGACATTGCGAATTGAATATCAGTCAAAAAACCGGAGTAAATCGGAATTGACCGAGGAAGCATTCAGGCTTGCAAAGGCCCTGCGAAGCGAATGCAGATGCACTGCCCTTTCGTTCTTTGCCCAAACCGGCAAAGGAAAAGGGCTTCTTGTCCATACTCCACTTGAGCAGTTTCCCCCTACTCTTGCAGAATTCAAGAAAAAGGCATCACTCACTTTTTTAGAATAGTTTCGATAAATTCCAGCAGGCTCTGTATGGTCTGTTCGAGTTCCTTTTGAAAATCTTCGTCTTCGCAAAATATCTGCACAACTTCAAGAATAGCAAGAATATGCGCGATATCCAGGTCCTCGGGATTATCTTCCTTGAGAAGGTCGATCAGCTCTTCGATATTATCGTAGAAAAAGAGCGGACGTTCCAGTTTTTCCTCGATGGGCCCCACATTATCGATCACTCGCTGTGCATAGGCGCTGATAATCTCCTTTTCCCGGGGGGTGAGGGTAACCTGGACCGTCTCTTCAAGCTGAGATTCGGGGATTCTCAATTCGTAGAAATTAACACTCTTCAGTTTGTCGATCGTACCAAGCTCTTTCCGGGTATAAAGTCCCGATGATTCCTCAAAGTGCTCTTCGATTGTTTCCCGCGCGTTCTCTTTTTGCTCCGGAGGAATAAATACTGTATAGGTTTTGTTGGCTTCGGTCTCGATCGGAACAATATCCGACGGCGCCGTGCCTTTGGCATAAAAAGGAATGTCATTTTCCGATAAAATCGAAGAAACAAGCATCATGTCGGCCCTGGAGAACGTGTTATCCAGAGAGACAAATGACTCCTGGTCATAGTGTTGTCCCGATGGTTCGGGAGTAGTATATGCGTTTTTTTTCTCATCAGCTATGTCTCGGAGGGCAATTTCTTTTTCCATCAGCGAAAGAGCCTCGGGGGTGTACTGGTCTTTTTCACGATAAAATTGCTCTAAAAGGTATTCATCACTGAAGTTTTTGATAGTTTTTTTAAGATCTGCGGTCATGCAATTAACTCCATGGTAACAGTTCCGGAATATTTTTGATAAATTAATAGAGTACCTGGTTACTCCAAAACTCCATCACTCCGTTCAGAAAAGGCTTTTCGGAACAGATACTAATATAGTTTTTTATACTTTTTCATACTATTCCTGCATCGTTTCCACGCCCTTCATAACAATAGACTTTGTGTTCACATGAATGATATACTATTGTATACTTTCATGGAGAGAGTCGAAATCAACGTGACATAAGGGAATGGCACAATGAGATATTATTCTACCAGGAAAAAGAAATTCAAGCGTGATGAGATCATTTTTTCGGAGAACAGCGATTGTGACGGCATGTATATAATCAATTCCGGTCGGGTCAGGATTTTCAAAACCGTGGGATCGGGAACAAATGTCCGTGAAGTCGAGCTGTGCATGCTGGGGCCGCGGGCCATGTTCGGTGAGATGGCGATGATCGACAACTCGAAGCGTTCCGCCAATGTTCAGGCGATCGAACCGACCGAATGTACCCTTATTACCAAGAAGGTTTTTGAAGATCAGTTGAGTCGTATCCCTTTCTGGATGGTCAATATGATCCGTATCCTGGTGACCCGTCTCCGGGAAACCAATGAAAAGCTGAGAAAATCGGTTGAGCAGTATACCAACGTGCCCGAATACGATACGGGAAGCATTATCACTGTGGATGAAGAAAGTTCGGCGCCTTTTATCAATGAGAGCGTCGAAGATGGCCGGGGACAGAGTCCTATGGCACAGTCGGTCGATACTCCCTCTAATTCATCCGATACAACGTCGGCCAAGGGTAAAAGCGGTATGATTGTCATGGGATCGTTATCGGATTCGGATGACGACGATGACGACGATGAATGAATCTCCTTTTTTTGTCATAACCATTTCCTTATATCCATTATCTATATTTTTTAAAGAAAGGCTGAGGCTGAGAAGGAAATAACCTTCGACCTTCGACACTTCGGCATGTTTAGCGCATCGCCTTCGATTTTCGACTATAAACCAGAGCAACTAACGAGTGAGTTATGACAAAAAAACTATTTGCTTTCGATCTTGATGGAACGCTTCTTAACTCCGAAAAACAGATCTCATCCGCCAATGCTGCGGCGCTCAAAGAGATGGTTGCCTCCGGCGCGGTTGTGGCGCTGGCTACCGGACGGCTGGCATCGAGCGTGGCCCAGTACACTACCGATCCCGATATCGATCTGGCCCTCTTAACGCTGAACGGCGCAGCTGTATACACGGGAAAAGGTGATAACAATCAATTGATCTATTCGGCCAAACTCGATCTGGAACATGTCGATTTTCTTGTTGATTATGCCTGGGAGAAGCCTTATGCGTTTAATTACTACAATGATGATGGCAAGCTTTTTACGACGCGTACCAAGCTGAGTACCCGGTGGATCGATCTTTATTATCAGCAGACAAAAACAGAGTACAATTTTATCGACTCCTTTGATACGCTCAGAAAACAGTCTCCCTTCAAGATCATATTCGTTGGTGATCCCGGCGATCTGGATAAAGAGGAAGTGACACTGAAAAAGAAATTCAGTGAATCGGTTTATATTGTAAGATCGTGGGATTATTATCTCGAATTTCTCAATCCTCAGGCAAACAAGGCGCGGGGACTCAAAGCATTGGCCGATGCCTATGGAATCGATCTTGATAATGTTGTTGCCTTTGGCGACGCCGACAACGATGTTCCTCTTTTAGCGACCGCCGGTAAGGGCATTGCCATGAAAAATGGTTCTCCCAAAGCCAAAGCCGCCGCCAATGTTGTTTCCGAGTGGACCAACGATGAAGATGCGGTGGCGCGGGAATGGGAGCGGTTGAAAGCTGAACGTTAAAGGCTGAAAGTCATTGGTTTCAATCTCTCATATCCAGGGAGTAATAATTATGTAAGGGGCTTGGCGCCCCTTGTACCCGGCTTGGAAAATGCTTTTCCTGATAGCCCAACCCCCCGGGCTCCGCCCGCCCCCCATACTTGGGGGCGGCAGAACAAGATATTCACTCGCATGGTGTTCCATGTAAAGACGGTAGTTTAGAGAGCCTCAGCCACCGGATGGAAATGATACCCCCCATCATCACAAATAATTATTTTATACACCTTTACTTTTTATCCGAAAATTTCAGGAAGGGACATTGTCATGGCAAAAGTAGCTGATCGATACCTTGCGGGTGATTCGTGGAATGTTGTCGAGAAAGGGTTTCACCCGGAGAAACAGCGGGTGTCGGAATCGATATTCAGTTTGTCAAATGAGTTCATGGGTCTGCGGGGCTATTTCGAGGAAGGCTACAGCGGCGATCATCTTCAGGGCTCCTATTTCGGCGGATTGTACGAGAACAAAGAGGTTGGTCATCCTCAGGTGTTCAAGGGCTTTGTTACCAGAGAAAATTTCATTGTCAATGCCTGCGACTGGCTCTATACCAGAATTTATGTCAAGGGCGAACAGCTCGACCTTGCCAGAAGTAAATTTTCTGATTTTACCCGGAGTGTTAATCTCAAGACCGGTGTCATGGAGCGGAGCTTTGTCTGGCATACAAAATCGGGTGCCCGTTTGAAAATCAGTTTTACCCGTTTTTTGAGCATGGGGCACAACAATATGGCCATGCAGCGGATGCGCTTTGAAAGTCTCGATAAATCCTGCAAGGTGGTGGTCCGTACCGGGCTCAGTTTTGCCACCTATCAGGAGATTGCCGCAGGATGGGATATGCGTGATGAAGCCGGGTCGGCGCGGGAAATTCCGGAT
Encoded proteins:
- a CDS encoding Cof-type HAD-IIB family hydrolase translates to MTKKLFAFDLDGTLLNSEKQISSANAAALKEMVASGAVVALATGRLASSVAQYTTDPDIDLALLTLNGAAVYTGKGDNNQLIYSAKLDLEHVDFLVDYAWEKPYAFNYYNDDGKLFTTRTKLSTRWIDLYYQQTKTEYNFIDSFDTLRKQSPFKIIFVGDPGDLDKEEVTLKKKFSESVYIVRSWDYYLEFLNPQANKARGLKALADAYGIDLDNVVAFGDADNDVPLLATAGKGIAMKNGSPKAKAAANVVSEWTNDEDAVAREWERLKAER
- a CDS encoding AURKAIP1/COX24 domain-containing protein; protein product: MSNVKKRRKAKINKHKRKKHRRQNRHKKKI
- a CDS encoding cyclic nucleotide-binding domain-containing protein yields the protein MRYYSTRKKKFKRDEIIFSENSDCDGMYIINSGRVRIFKTVGSGTNVREVELCMLGPRAMFGEMAMIDNSKRSANVQAIEPTECTLITKKVFEDQLSRIPFWMVNMIRILVTRLRETNEKLRKSVEQYTNVPEYDTGSIITVDEESSAPFINESVEDGRGQSPMAQSVDTPSNSSDTTSAKGKSGMIVMGSLSDSDDDDDDDE
- a CDS encoding ATP-dependent RecD-like DNA helicase; this translates as MQTINGIVTNITFQNEDSGFTVLKLQSEDSVTAATCVGTMPTVENGSSVTVKGTWQQHARFGPQFSVESYELVRPTTKKAIFALLSSGLIANIGASRAQKIIDTFGLETLNILDNTPDRLREIPGIGKKILSKIKEAWQQHKSIHDLMLFLQEFGVSINLAIKIYAAYGIKAKEVLSLNPYRLIDDIWGVGFKKADSIASQLGFTHDSYKRIRAGLIVCLQNALTDGHCYLPEKELITKGAELLEVSEEMVTYSLDHLCEKQSVIREGGNVYLPVLFNAEKSVAESVKKRCAEDNNFSGGDSDSFETWLKNYCAKTGFRADPRQIEAIKGMVHSGTFLLTGGPGTGKTTILQVVVSYFRERNLLISLAAPTGRAAQRMGTISGLKARTLHRLLEFRPGKKGTMFDRNEDNPLDANVLIIDEVSMIDIFLMNSVMKALRPSTRLIFVGDNHQLPSVGPGNVLSDLIASHKVPHLNLTTIFRQAEESTIVQAAHGIIHGAVPRLVNNRADNCFFIEENDPEKSVDTIVDLVCSRLPKTYDFNPLTDIQVLSPMHKGILGTQNLNRELQQALNRNTERITRGERCFSRGDKVMQVRNNYDLGVFNGDIGFVVDISPDNGLQVDFDNRIISYHSRDLDELVQAYCISIHKSQGSEFRAVIIPCSTQHFIMLQRNLFYTALTRARDLCIFIGTPKALRIAINNNDAFFRYSRLAQRIEDA